The sequence ATTCCGTGTCGGCTTGATTGCCTGACAGGATTCATATAGGTTTCCACACACGGACAAGGATGGATTCTGAAGGGTTTTCCGCCTTACACCAAGACGGGACGTGCCAAAAAACCTTGCGCGCGCCTGCCCCGCCACGCTGCAGGAGGATGCCTGCAATCGGGGCATGGCACAGGCGCCGCGCCCGCAAACGCCAGCTCTGGAAGCAGACTGCCAGACGGGAACGGCCCCACTTCCGCAAAAGAGTGACGAAACGTCATGAATAACGCACCCAAAACATCGCTGAATCAATGGAATGCCCTGAAGGCGGACGACAACCGCATGCTCATTGTCGACGATGATGCCATCAATCGGGAACTGCTTGACCTCATCTTTTCTTCCTTCTATACGACGGAGCATGCCGCCAATGGCCGGGAAGCACTGACGGCCCTGCTTGCGGCACCGCAGAAATACTGTGCCCTGCTTCTGGATGTGGTCATGCCGGAAATGAGCGGCATGGCTGTGCTGCATGCCATGGCATCCCGCGGACTGACCCAGAAGATTCCCGTCTTCCTCATCACCGGCGATGCCAGTGACACGGTCATCAATGCGGCCTACGAGCTGGGCGTCATGGACGTGATCAGCAAGCCCATCATGTCCCGTGTGGTGCAGCGCAGAATCAATTCCGTGGTGGAACTGTTCCGCGCACGCGAGGCCCTGAGCAGCAAGGTGTAACGGCAGCAGGCGGAGCTGTACCGGCAGGCCCAGAAGATCATCCATCTTAACCGGGGTCTCATTGCGGCCCTGGCTACGGCCATCGAATTTCGCAGCGGAGAATCCGGCGCACATGTGCAGCGCATCCACCACATTACACGCCATCTGCTGCTGCACACCCCCCTCGGGCAGGGCCTGGATGCGGAAACCATCGAGCAGATTGCCCTTGCCGCCATTATGCACGATGTGGGAAAGATCGCCATTACCGATTCCATCCTGAACAAGCCCGGAGCGCTCACTGCCGAAGAATTCGAAATCATGAAGCGACATACCATCCTGGGGGCGGAGCTGCTGCAAAAAATTCCCCAGCTGCATGAGCACCCGGCCTTTGCCTATGCCTACGACATTGCCCGCCACCATCATGAGCGCTGGGATGGCAGAGGCTATCCCGACGGACTGAAGGGGGATGAAATCAGCTTGTGGGCGCAAATCGTTTCCCTTGCCGACGTCTACGATGCGCTGCTGAGCGAACGCTGCTACAAAAAACCCTTCAGCCGTGAAAAGACCCTGCGCATGATCAAGGAAAAACAGTGCGGCATCTTCAATCCCCGTCTTCTGGAATGCTTCTTTGCCGCAGAACATGACCTCTACGTGTTCTACGCGTAGTATTTTTGGTAATTCTGATGAACACGCGTATCCGAGAAATCCTGAATAGTGGTGGTATTGATGCAGACAGCCTGCTGGAACGCTGCATGCAAAATGAGCCATTCATGATACGGCTGCTGCAAAAGTTTTTGCTGGATCCCACCTATGTACGCCTTGCCACAGCCATATCCTCCGCGGACATGCCCACGGCGGAGGAAGCGGCCCACACCATGAAGGGCGTATGCGGCAACCTGGCCATGGACCAGCTGTTCCAGCTGCTGGAACAGCAGCTGGCGGCCCTGCGCGCCGACGACCTTGAGGAAGGCAGCCGGATCATGCCGTCCATAACGCATGCATACGATGCCGCCGTCCGGGCCATAGAGCAGCTGCCCGCCGCCGGCCGCTTTCCGGGAGAGAAGCGCGCAACCGCTGTGGCCCGGCGGCATCCGGGCACAGCATCCTGCGCCCGTGCGGCGTCCCGCTGCCGGCTGACGGGCAATACGCCCGCGGCAACGTGTCTTTTCCCCCAAAAAAACGCACAGAGGAAGGGAACGCCCCCTTAAGCACGGGGGCATTCCCTTCCTCCTTTCAAAAAACGTCTGTGGTGTGCGCCGGCCTACGTGCCCGCGCTGTCCCCGCGACGTGGGGCAAGATGCGGACAACGCCCGAAGATAACCAGCTCCAGCCAGTCCAGCCCGAATTCCAGGGTGGCGGCGCTGTCCGTCAGCACGGCACGGGCGCGCTGGGCATCCACCTCCACATGGGCAAGCAGCTTCTTTTCCCTGATGATGCCGCGGAAGGCTTCCAGCTGATACAGGCACAGCAGGGCCAGGGTGGACAGGCTGGCCTCCAGCGGGCGCCCCGACGCCTGCACCATGGTCATGAGCCGCATGTAGCGGTCATTGAAGGCATTGTAGGTTTCCAGTCCCTGACTTTTCTGCCAGTTGGGCGGCGTCCAGAGCGGACCGGCCGCAAAGCCGCGGCAGTGCGCCTCGCGGACCAGATAGTGCCGTTCCTCAATACCGTCACGGCCCATCCGCGTTCCCCGCCCCAGCGGATAGCTGCGGCAGGCGCCGGGCCTGTCGGCATAGACGGTGCAGCCCTCCGGCCCCACAAAGGGACAGGGCGCACCCTCCACGTCATCCATGAGGAGAAACGGCAGCGGAAAGCCCGTTTCGGGAAAGGTGCGCACCGCGGCATAGCGCTCCAGAAAGGTCTCGCCGTCCATGCCCAGATGCGCGCACAGGCGCATGACATCATAGGGCGTCAGGGGCAGGGCCAGATCATGGCAGCAGCGATTGAAGCAGGATATGCCGGGATGGCAGGAAAAGCGGAAGGTCTGCTCCGCCGTCAGTTCCTCCAGCGGCCCGGCCGCTTCGTCCGGGCACAGGGTGTCGTCATCAGCCATGGGTTCTCCTTGCGCAAAGGGCACGTACCGTCAGGCGGTCTGCCAGTCCCTGTCCAGAATAATGGTCAGGGCCGCATCAGCCAGCAGGGCAGCCGCCTCGGTAACGCGCGGCGCCAGCGGCGGCGCCTGCAAAATATCGGTGGTAAAATCCCCCACCAGCATGAGCCGGCCCAGGGCACGCTTCTGCATGGGCGCCCCGTTGTAGCCGCCCATGCCCGAGGCGCTGGCCACCCAGCGCTCCCCGAGCATGGCCTGTTCCACCAGCAGGCGCTTGTCCGCCGCGCCGTCCAGGGCTTCCAGCCACACGGGGCACAGGGGCAGCAGATCGGGCAGATTGTCCGGCCCCAGGCGGAGCTGACGGCAATCCGTCTGCACGGCGGGATTGAGTTCGTGCAGCAGTTCGGCCAGGCAGTCCACCTTGGGGCGGCCCACATGGCGCGGCCAGTACTGCTGGCGGTTGAGGTTGGAAGCCTCCACCACATCATGATCCAGCAGCAGAAAATGCTCCACCCCGCTGCGGGCCAGCATGAGCGCCGCATTGGACCCCAGCCCCCCCGCACCGGCCACGCCCACGCGCACGCTACGCAGACGTTCCAGCTGCTCCGGGGAAAGATAGCGCGTCAGACCGCGCCGCAACAGCATAGCATGACTCACAGGCAGACTCCCGGAAAACAGAAGATGACCCCGACGCCAGAAGGACAGCGCCGGGGCCATGCATAAGGAGTGTCAGAAAACAAGCGTGCCGGGCACGCGAGCGGCCACGGCTAGACGCAGGCCACCGGGTGTTCCCAGTCCTTGATCACGGCCTGATAGCCGATGCTGGCCAGGGCATCGGTCATCTGTTCCACGCTGCGGTGGTCGGTAATGTCGAACTGGCCGGAATTGTCCGCCTCGCCGGCATGCCCGCCCACGGCCGTGGACACCCCGGCGGAAACGCGGGTCACCCCCAGGGGCACCAGGTGGTTGCGCATGAAGGCGCTTTCGCGGCTGGAACAGGTGATGCCCGCCCGCGGCAGGAAGCAGCGCACGGCAGTCACATACTGCACGAACTGCCGGTCATTGACCGCATGGGGAATGTCAAAGCTGCCTTCGTGCGAGCAGATGCGCGGGATGGAAACCCCCACGTCCACGCCGGGATAGTTGCGGATGAGCCACCAGGCATGCAGGCCGGTGCAGAAGGCATCCTGCACAAATTCGTCCAGACCCAGCAGCGCGCCCACGCCCAGCGAGCGCATGCCCGCGCGGGCCGCGCGTTCCGGCGCATTGAGGCGGAAGCCGTAGTCCTTCTTGGGGCCGGCGGGATGCAGCCAGGCATAGAGTTCAGGATTGTAGGTTTCCTGAAACATGGTCATGCCGTCCACGCCCGCGTCCACCAGCAGGCGGTACTGCTCTTCGGTAAGGGAGTAGACTTCCACACCCACAGAGGCAAACATGGGCTTGAGGCGGCGGGCCGCCCCGGCGATGTATTCCGGCGAGGAGAGCTTGGGTGCCTCGCCGGTGAGCACCAGCACATGCTGCAGGCCCATCTTGGCGATGGCGCGCCCCTCTTCTTCCACCTCGTCCAGGGTCAGATGCCGGCGGGGCTGCGTATTATTGGCATTGAAGCCGCAGTAGCGGCACTGATTGGTGCAGACATCGGAAATATAGAGCGGCGTGAACAGGTTCACGGCGCGGCCAAAGTAGCGCAGGGTCAGTTCATGGGCGCGCTGGGCCATGTCTTCCAGATGCGGCGCCGCGGCGGGCGACAGCAGGGCCATGAAGTCGGCGGGTTGCAGGCTGTCCTTGCGCAGGGCGGCCAGCACCTGTTCCTCGGTGGCATTGGCGGCCAGCTCCGCCCGGCGTTCACGCGGCCATTTTTCCAGAAACTGCTGAAAATTTTCCATGACCATCCTCCTCACTAACGCAGAAAACCGGTAAGCGGCGACGAGGCTTCGGCAGCTTCACCCGGCGCCTTGACCACCCCGGCACCGGCCAGCCAGGCATTGTGGCCGGCTTCCACAGCGGCCCGGAAGGCCAGCGCCATGCGCACCGGATCGGCGGAAGAGGCAATGGCCGTATTCACCAGGCAGGCGGCGGCCCCCATTTCCATGGCCTCGCAGGCCTGGGAAGGACGGCCGATGCCCGCATCCACCACAATGGGCAGGTCCATTTCCTCGATGAGGATGCCGATCATTTCCCTGGTGCGCAGGCCGCGATTGGTGCCGATGGGCGCCCCCAGGGGCATGATGGCGGCGGCCCCGGCATTGGCGCAGGCCCGGGCCACATACAGATCGGGATTGATGTAGGGCAGAACGGTAAAGCCTTCCTTGACCAGCATTTCGGTGGCTCTGGCGGTTTCGTAGCCGTCGGGCAGCAGGTGGCGCACATCGGAAATCACTTCAATCTTGATCCAGTCGCCACAGCCGGCGGCGCGGGCCAGACGGGCCAGGCGCACGGCCTCTTCCGCAGTGCGGGCGCCGGAAGTATTGGGCAGAAGGCGCATGCTCTGGGGAATATGGGCCACAATGCCCTGCTGCCCCTTTTCCACGCGCCGCATGGCCACGGTGATCACTTCCGCTCCGCTGGCCTCGCAGACGCCGGGAATGAGCTTGTCAGCGCTGTATTTTCCCGTACCGATAAACAGGCGGCTCTTCAGTTCCACGCCGCCGATAACGAGCTTGTCTTCCACTGTACTTCTCCCTCTGTCACACACTGCATGCCGGCTCACGCCGCTGCAGAACGTACCGAAGCAGACCGCTGCCTTCTGCGGCATGGCAGCCGTCCCGCCGCTGCCCCGTAAGGGAGCAGCGCCTCCCGAGACCATACGGCAGTGCGTCGGCTAGCCGCCGCCCACGAACTGCACCAGTTCCAGCACATCTCCGGCACACAGGCGCGTGGTGGCGAAATCCGCCGCGGGGACAATTTCCCCGTTGCGCTCCACCACCACAACGGCAGCATCGTGGCCACGCTCATGCAGCAGGTCGGCCACGCTCATGTTGTCGGCATAGTCTCCATCTTGTCCATTGACTGTCAGCTGCATACGGCCTCCCGACGGTCTTGCCCGTCACGCACAAAAAAAACCCGCGTTCAGAAGAAGCGGGCAGTGCACAGACCCGAAACACGGGTCGCCAGCTTCCCTTCGTCAGCACTATCTGCTTCAGGTACAGGAGCGCGCATCCGCGCGCCCTAGGGGTCAGGGCGCTCTCACCCTTTCTCAGCCATACAGTAGGCTCCCCCAGCCGGAACGGAATCAGAATAGCTGCGGAGCCGGACAAATGCAAGGGATTTTTCTGCGCCGGACACAGCTGCGGAAAGCCCCGGCGGGCCGCCAAGGGGCACACCGGGGCCAGACTCACCGGCAGACCCGCACGTCTGCCGGAAGCTCGCGAACGTCTAGTCGGGGAGGCGGTCCTTGCCGCACATTTCCTCGATGTCAATGCGCAGCACATTGACCCGGCGCAGCGCGGCCGGGGGCGTGGGGCGGGGACAGCGCGCCTGATAATGATCGCTCATGGCGTCCAGCACCCGTATCTTTTCCGCATCATCCGTCACCAGCGACATGCGGCCGTGTCCGCTGATGCTGCGGAAATAGGCCGTGCTGTGCTCGCGGGCGATGGTCACATCCACCGCGCCGGCAAAGCCCACCCGGGCATCACGGGCCAGACAGTCCAGCTTGTGCCCCTTGAGGCCGGTGTGGGCATAGAGGTGCCCGTCCAGCCAGACGGCATTGAGGGGCAGCACATAGGGATATTCCTCGCCGGAAAAGGATACGTACAGGGTTTCCAGCTTGGCAAAAACGTCATCATAAAAGGCAGCGTCCGTACGCAATTTCGCCTGCATTTCCACATCTCCACTCACCGGGCGCCGGAACGGGGTTCCGCGCCGTCAAACTGTCCAGTGCGGCCAGCCAGCAGGTGCGGGCCAGCTCGCAGTCCCGCTCATCGGGATGATGTGCGGCCTCTGCCAGGCGGGCCGCACGCGCCTCTGTCATGGGATGCCCCCTGCCCGGCATGTCCTGCCGGGGGCGCACCCTTCCCTGGCACAGAAACTCGCCCAGAAGATGATTGCCCCCTTCTGCCAGCAGTTCCCGTGCCTGCTCCAGGCAGCGCTGCGCATGCGGGGAGTCGGGCCAGGCCCCCAGCGTGCCGAAAAGGAAGACCTGTCTGCCGCGCAGCTGCTGCCAGAAGCGGCGGCTTTCCTCATC is a genomic window of uncultured Desulfovibrio sp. containing:
- a CDS encoding response regulator is translated as MNNAPKTSLNQWNALKADDNRMLIVDDDAINRELLDLIFSSFYTTEHAANGREALTALLAAPQKYCALLLDVVMPEMSGMAVLHAMASRGLTQKIPVFLITGDASDTVINAAYELGVMDVISKPIMSRVVQRRINSVVELFRAREALSSKV
- a CDS encoding HD-GYP domain-containing protein; the encoded protein is MQRIHHITRHLLLHTPLGQGLDAETIEQIALAAIMHDVGKIAITDSILNKPGALTAEEFEIMKRHTILGAELLQKIPQLHEHPAFAYAYDIARHHHERWDGRGYPDGLKGDEISLWAQIVSLADVYDALLSERCYKKPFSREKTLRMIKEKQCGIFNPRLLECFFAAEHDLYVFYA
- a CDS encoding YkgJ family cysteine cluster protein codes for the protein MADDDTLCPDEAAGPLEELTAEQTFRFSCHPGISCFNRCCHDLALPLTPYDVMRLCAHLGMDGETFLERYAAVRTFPETGFPLPFLLMDDVEGAPCPFVGPEGCTVYADRPGACRSYPLGRGTRMGRDGIEERHYLVREAHCRGFAAGPLWTPPNWQKSQGLETYNAFNDRYMRLMTMVQASGRPLEASLSTLALLCLYQLEAFRGIIREKKLLAHVEVDAQRARAVLTDSAATLEFGLDWLELVIFGRCPHLAPRRGDSAGT
- the thiF gene encoding sulfur carrier protein ThiS adenylyltransferase ThiF, whose protein sequence is MLLRRGLTRYLSPEQLERLRSVRVGVAGAGGLGSNAALMLARSGVEHFLLLDHDVVEASNLNRQQYWPRHVGRPKVDCLAELLHELNPAVQTDCRQLRLGPDNLPDLLPLCPVWLEALDGAADKRLLVEQAMLGERWVASASGMGGYNGAPMQKRALGRLMLVGDFTTDILQAPPLAPRVTEAAALLADAALTIILDRDWQTA
- the thiH gene encoding 2-iminoacetate synthase ThiH: MENFQQFLEKWPRERRAELAANATEEQVLAALRKDSLQPADFMALLSPAAAPHLEDMAQRAHELTLRYFGRAVNLFTPLYISDVCTNQCRYCGFNANNTQPRRHLTLDEVEEEGRAIAKMGLQHVLVLTGEAPKLSSPEYIAGAARRLKPMFASVGVEVYSLTEEQYRLLVDAGVDGMTMFQETYNPELYAWLHPAGPKKDYGFRLNAPERAARAGMRSLGVGALLGLDEFVQDAFCTGLHAWWLIRNYPGVDVGVSIPRICSHEGSFDIPHAVNDRQFVQYVTAVRCFLPRAGITCSSRESAFMRNHLVPLGVTRVSAGVSTAVGGHAGEADNSGQFDITDHRSVEQMTDALASIGYQAVIKDWEHPVACV
- a CDS encoding thiazole synthase, with the protein product MEDKLVIGGVELKSRLFIGTGKYSADKLIPGVCEASGAEVITVAMRRVEKGQQGIVAHIPQSMRLLPNTSGARTAEEAVRLARLARAAGCGDWIKIEVISDVRHLLPDGYETARATEMLVKEGFTVLPYINPDLYVARACANAGAAAIMPLGAPIGTNRGLRTREMIGILIEEMDLPIVVDAGIGRPSQACEAMEMGAAACLVNTAIASSADPVRMALAFRAAVEAGHNAWLAGAGVVKAPGEAAEASSPLTGFLR
- the thiS gene encoding sulfur carrier protein ThiS, translating into MQLTVNGQDGDYADNMSVADLLHERGHDAAVVVVERNGEIVPAADFATTRLCAGDVLELVQFVGGG
- a CDS encoding pyridoxamine 5'-phosphate oxidase family protein yields the protein MQAKLRTDAAFYDDVFAKLETLYVSFSGEEYPYVLPLNAVWLDGHLYAHTGLKGHKLDCLARDARVGFAGAVDVTIAREHSTAYFRSISGHGRMSLVTDDAEKIRVLDAMSDHYQARCPRPTPPAALRRVNVLRIDIEEMCGKDRLPD
- a CDS encoding flavodoxin family protein; this translates as MNSPVTPAGLLHPPYARCADGRDISRPVQVDLRHWREQACVVSSSVTGNTWRVGEALAGGILPHVAPAAAQALAGRRVLALGFWVRRGLPDEESRRFWQQLRGRQVFLFGTLGAWPDSPHAQRCLEQARELLAEGGNHLLGEFLCQGRVRPRQDMPGRGHPMTEARAARLAEAAHHPDERDCELARTCWLAALDSLTARNPVPAPGEWRCGNAGEIAYGRCLL